A genome region from Triticum aestivum cultivar Chinese Spring chromosome 2B, IWGSC CS RefSeq v2.1, whole genome shotgun sequence includes the following:
- the LOC123042567 gene encoding receptor-like serine/threonine-protein kinase SD1-8, protein MFLNLGVMLVSVLLLCHGTCSGSGAASPDTLNDGRRNITDGQTLVSAGGSFTLGFFSPGEPSRRYVGIWFSASTDAVVWVANRDSPLNDTSGVLAIDGAGGLLLLDRSRRTAWSSSNKTTTGGTTSSSSSVEARLLESGNLVVVVRDDDEEGSGAVLWQSFDHPSNTLIAGMRLGRNPQTGANWSLRSWRSPEDPATGDCRRAMDTRGLPDCVSWRGDVKKYRTGPWNGLWFSGVPEMASYSDMFTNQVVVRPDEVAYVFNATAAAPFSRLVLSEAGVIQRLAWDSGSRVWNVFAQAPRDVCDEYAKCGAFGLCNINTASTLFCGCVEGYVPVSPAHWSMREAVAGCRRNAPLQCRDGGATTDGFAMVPGVKLPDTENATVDVSATLEGCRARCLANCSCVAYAAADIRGGGGGSGCVIWAGDIVDVRYVDKGQDLYVRLAKSELAANKKRGRSMLKILLPVTACLLVLVCVFLVWVCKFRGNRPNKDNQAKSVLGGASNQLIGDENIELPLVSFRDIVTATNDFSNENMLGQGGFGKVYKGVLEDDKEVAIKRLSKSSGQGAEEFRNEVVLIAKLQHRNLVRLLGYCIHEDERLLIYEYLPNKSLDVFIFDAASKYVLDWPTRSQIIKGVARGLLYLHQDSRLTIIHRDLKSSNILLDVDMSPKISDFGMARIFGRDQQEANTNRVVGTYGYMSPEYAMDGAFSVKSDTYSFGVLLLEIISGLKISLPHLSDFPNLLAYAWNLWNDGKPMDMVDSSIADNCSPTEVLRCIHIGLLCVQDNPYNRPLMSSVVFMLENETTTLSTPRQPVYFAHRNSEAKETGENTSSSMNNMSVTMLEGR, encoded by the exons ATGTTCCTCAACCTTGGTGTCATGCTCGTCTCCGTGCTCTTACTTTGTCACGGAACCTGCTCGGGCTCGGGAGCTGCATCTCCGGACACCCTGAACGATGGCCGGCGCAACATCACCGACGGCCAGACGCTCGTCTCGGCCGGTGGTTCCTTTACGCTGGGATTCTTCTCACCGGGCGAGCCCAGCCGGAGGTACGTCGGGATATGGTTCTCCGCGTCCACGGACGCCGTGGTCTGGGTGGCCAACCGCGACAGCCCGCTCAACGACACCTCCGGCGTGCTGGCGATCGACGGCGCCGGCGGCCTTCTCCTGCTAGACAGATCCCGCCGGACCGCCTGGTCCTCTTCGAACAAGACGACGACCGGCGGCAccacttcttcttcgtcgtcggttGAGGCGCGGCTGCTCGAGTCCGGTAACCTAGTGGTGGTGGTGCGCGACGACGACGAAGAAGGAAGCGGCGCCGTGCTGTGGCAGTCGTTCGACCACCCGTCCAACACCCTGATCGCCGGGATGCGGCTGGGCAGGAACCCGCAGACGGGCGCCAACTGGTCCCTCAGGTCTTGGCGCTCCCCGGAAGACCCGGCGACGGGGGACTGCCGGCGCGCTATGGACACGAGGGGGCTGCCGGACTGTGTGTCGTGGCGCGGCGACGTCAAGAAGTACCGCACGGGGCCGTGGAACGGGCTGTGGTTCAGCGGCGTCCCGGAGATGGCGTCCTACTCGGACATGTTCACGAACCAGGTGGTGGTGCGGCCCGACGAGGTGGCCTACGTGTTcaacgcgacggcggcggcgccctTCTCGCGGCTGGTGCTGAGCGAGGCCGGCGTGATCCAGCGGCTGGCGTGGGACAGCGGCAGCCGGGTGTGGAACGTGTTCGCGCAGGCGCCGCGGGACGTGTGCGACGAATACGCCAAGTGCGGCGCCTTCGGGCTGTGCAACATCAACACGGCGTCCACGCTCTTCTGCGGGTGCGTGGAGGGGTACGTGCCCGTGTCCCCCGCGCACTGGTCCATGAGGGAGGCCGTCGCCGGCTGCCGGAGGAACGCGCCCCTGCAGTGCCGCGACGGCGGCGCCACCACGGACGGCTTCGCGATGGTGCCGGGCGTGAAGCTCCCTGACACTGAGAACGCGACGGTGGACGTCAGCGCGACGTTGGAGGGGTGCAGGGCGAGGTGTCTGGCCAACTGCTCGTGCGTGGCCTACGCCGCCGCGGACAtcagaggaggcggcggaggcagtgGCTGCGTCATCTGGGCCGGTGACATCGTCGACGTCCGGTACGTCGACAAAGGCCAGGATCTCTACGTGAGGCTGGCAAAATCTGAACTAGCAG CTAATAAGAAGAGGGGAAGGAGCATGTTAAAGATTTTGCTCCCAGTCACGGCATGTCTGCTTGTACTGGTGTGTGTATTCCTTGTTTGGGTATGCAAGTTCAGAG GCAACCGTCCAAATAAGGATAACCAGGCAAAGTCGGTTCTAGGAGGCGCATCAAACCAACTAATTGGTGATGAAAATATCGAGCTTCCATTGGTTAGCTTCAGAGACATTGTTACCGCCACAAACGATTTCTCGAATGAGAACATGCTTGGACAAGGAGGCTTTGGGAAGGTTTATAAG GGAGTGCTGGAAGATGACAAAGAAGTTGCTATCAAAAGGCTCAGTAAGAGTTCTGGACAAGGAGCAGAGGAATTCAGAAATGAAGTTGTCCTAATTGCCAAATTGCAGCATAGGAACCTTGTCAGGCTCCTTGGCTATTGCATTCATGAAGATGAGAGGCTGCTGATTTATGAATACTTACCTAACAAAAGCTTGGATGTCTTCATTTTTG ACGCTGCAAGTAAGTATGTTCTTGATTGGCCAACAAGGTCTCAAATAATCAAAGGAGTAGCGAGAGGGCTTCTTTATCTCCACCAAGATTCAAGGTTGACTATAATTCATAGAGATCTTAAATCAAGCAACATCTTGTTAGATGTGGATATGAGCCCAAAGATATCTGATTTTGGTATGGCGAGAATCTTTGGTCGTGACCAGCAAGAAGCAAACACTAACCGAGTTGTTGGGACATA TGGTTACATGTCTCCTGAATATGCGATGGATGGTGCCTTTTCTGTGAAGTCCGATACATATAGCTTTGGTGTTCTACTCTTGGAGATCATAAGTGGTCTGAAGATTAGCTTACCTCACCTCTCAGATTTTCCAAACCTCTTAGCTTAT GCATGGAACCTATGGAATGATGGGAAGCCAATGGATATGGTGGACTCCTCCATTGCTGATAATTGTTCACCAACTGAAGTTCTACGGTGTATTCATATAGGGCTCTTATGTGTGCAAGACAATCCATACAATAGGCCACTCATGTCATCGGTTGTGTTCATGTTAGAGAACGAAACCACGACACTGTCAACCCCAAGGCAACCTGTGTATTTTGCACATAGGAACTCTGAAGCTAAAGAAACAGGAGAAAACACCAGCAGCTCAATGAATAACATGAGTGTCACAATGTTGGAAGGGCGTTAG